The proteins below are encoded in one region of Bosea sp. BIWAKO-01:
- a CDS encoding NAD(P)/FAD-dependent oxidoreductase produces the protein MPSFPETADVVICGGAAIGSSVAYHLAADPGFKGKVVVLEKDPTYRYSASALSAASIRQQFSSSVNIRISLHGIDFLRNIGTHLAVDGEVPAIDLHEGGYLYVASGEGAPVLASNQKLQQDEGADIALYAADMLRSKFSWLNVEDLTCGTFGVSGEGWFDGWALLQAFRRKARALGVEYRQGEAARYIVEGGRVVGVELGDGSRIGCGAVVNASGTHGARLAATAGIAIPVRSMKRYVFSFTCKGEVDNCPLLIDTSGAYCRPEGKRGSEGQMFISGASPPAELDREWIETDADVEDVDWSFFEEHVWAPLAHRVPAFEAIKPGRAWAGPYDMNELDGNAILGPAVGLPNLYLANGFSVTDCSSPRLWDGGLPSRLCMAAIARSILPILVMSASSRGGR, from the coding sequence ATGCCGTCCTTTCCCGAGACCGCCGATGTCGTGATCTGTGGAGGCGCCGCGATCGGTTCCTCCGTCGCCTATCATCTCGCCGCCGACCCTGGTTTCAAGGGCAAGGTCGTGGTTCTGGAGAAGGATCCGACCTACCGCTACTCCGCCTCGGCGCTCTCGGCGGCTTCGATCCGGCAGCAGTTCTCAAGCTCGGTGAATATCCGCATTTCTCTGCACGGCATCGATTTTTTGCGCAATATCGGGACGCATCTCGCCGTCGACGGCGAGGTTCCGGCCATCGATCTGCATGAGGGCGGCTACCTCTATGTCGCGAGCGGCGAGGGCGCCCCGGTCCTCGCCTCGAACCAGAAGCTACAGCAGGACGAGGGCGCCGATATTGCGCTCTATGCAGCGGATATGTTGCGCAGCAAATTTAGCTGGCTCAACGTCGAGGATCTCACCTGCGGCACCTTTGGGGTCAGCGGCGAGGGCTGGTTCGACGGCTGGGCGCTGCTCCAGGCCTTTCGCAGGAAAGCGCGCGCGCTCGGTGTCGAGTACCGCCAAGGCGAAGCGGCGCGCTATATCGTAGAAGGCGGCCGCGTCGTCGGCGTCGAGCTTGGCGATGGCAGTCGCATCGGCTGCGGCGCGGTCGTCAATGCCTCGGGCACGCATGGGGCGCGGCTGGCGGCAACGGCCGGCATCGCGATTCCGGTCAGATCGATGAAGCGCTACGTCTTCAGCTTCACCTGCAAGGGCGAGGTCGATAACTGCCCGCTTCTGATCGATACCTCCGGTGCCTATTGCCGGCCCGAGGGCAAGCGCGGCAGCGAGGGGCAGATGTTCATTAGCGGCGCGTCCCCGCCGGCCGAACTCGATCGCGAATGGATCGAGACCGATGCCGATGTGGAGGATGTCGACTGGTCCTTCTTTGAGGAGCATGTCTGGGCGCCGCTCGCCCATCGTGTGCCAGCCTTCGAGGCGATCAAGCCCGGTCGCGCCTGGGCCGGGCCCTATGACATGAACGAACTCGACGGCAACGCTATCCTCGGCCCGGCTGTCGGCCTGCCGAATCTCTATCTTGCCAATGGTTTCTCGGTCACGGACTGCAGCAGTCCCCGGCTGT
- a CDS encoding LysR family transcriptional regulator, whose amino-acid sequence MIFDLVPGRLSVPSLSALAAFEAAARHGSFTRAAEELNLTQGAVSRQVAHLEQVLGVSLFQRVKKRVSLTPAGSAYATEIRDGLSRLAAATVSAMAFRGAAGVLHLGILPTFGTRWLIPRLPRFIEAHPGVTINFTTKLVPFDFGREPIDAAVHFGDPVWPGAVLHRLMGEEVVPVAAPSLVERLGLKEPADMLRAPLLQQATRPRAWANWLEKQGLPPERALMGPRFEQFAMVSQAAVAGLGLAIVPRFLIEEELRSGALVVPVDRPVSGTEGYYLVYPETRAALPAVIAFRDWLLGECGLTA is encoded by the coding sequence ATGATCTTTGATCTCGTTCCCGGCCGGCTTTCGGTGCCCTCCCTGTCGGCGCTTGCCGCCTTCGAGGCGGCTGCGCGCCATGGCAGTTTCACACGCGCGGCCGAGGAGTTGAACTTGACCCAGGGGGCGGTCAGCCGCCAGGTCGCACATCTCGAGCAGGTGCTCGGCGTCAGCCTGTTCCAGCGCGTCAAGAAGCGCGTCAGCCTGACGCCGGCCGGGAGCGCCTATGCGACCGAGATCCGCGATGGGCTCTCGCGCCTTGCGGCCGCAACCGTCTCGGCCATGGCCTTTCGCGGCGCGGCCGGCGTGCTGCATCTCGGCATCCTGCCGACCTTCGGCACACGCTGGCTGATCCCGCGTCTTCCGCGCTTCATCGAGGCCCATCCCGGCGTCACCATCAACTTCACGACCAAGCTGGTGCCCTTCGATTTCGGGCGCGAGCCGATCGATGCGGCCGTGCATTTCGGCGATCCGGTCTGGCCCGGCGCGGTGCTGCATCGCCTGATGGGGGAGGAGGTCGTTCCCGTGGCGGCGCCCTCGCTGGTCGAGCGCCTGGGCTTGAAGGAGCCGGCGGATATGCTGCGCGCGCCGTTGCTGCAGCAGGCGACGCGGCCCCGGGCCTGGGCGAACTGGCTGGAAAAACAGGGGCTGCCGCCGGAGCGGGCGCTGATGGGGCCGCGCTTCGAGCAGTTTGCCATGGTCTCGCAGGCAGCCGTGGCTGGGTTGGGGCTTGCGATCGTGCCGCGCTTCCTGATCGAGGAGGAGTTGCGGTCCGGAGCACTCGTGGTCCCGGTCGACCGGCCGGTCAGCGGCACGGAAGGCTATTACCTGGTCTATCCCGAGACCCGGGCGGCGCTGCCGGCGGTGATCGCCTTTCGCGACTGGTTGCTCGGCGAATGCGGGCTCACGGCCTGA
- a CDS encoding aldehyde dehydrogenase family protein — MASSLPKDALALLKRLGVPDTVFASAGLAARSPITGETVATLRETSVAETESAIGRAQSAFLAWRKVPAPRRGEFVRLLGEELRNAKTDLGLLVTLEAGKVTSEGLGEVQEMIDICDFAVGLSRQLYGLTIATERPSHRMMETWHPLGVCGVISAFNFPVAVWSWNAALAFVCGDSVVWKPSEKTPLTALAVQAIVERTMKRFGPEAPVGLSEVLIGGREIGDALVQDHRVPVLSATGSTRMGKEVGQKLAARFARAILELGGNNAAIVAPSADLDIALRGIAFAAMGTAGQRCTTLRRLIVHESVYDALIPRLIKVYGSVKIGDPREAGVLVGPLIDEAAYEGMQKALGEAKAAGGKVQGGEKVDVGSGGFYVRPALVEMPEQTGPVERETFAPILYVMKYKTLDQAIALQNAVGAGLSSSIFTLDMREAETFVSGEGSDCGIANVNIGPSGAEIGGAFGGEKETGGGREAGSDAWKAYMRRATNTLNYGTTLPLAQGVSFDVDA; from the coding sequence ATGGCTTCATCTTTGCCGAAGGATGCGCTCGCGCTGCTCAAGCGTCTTGGCGTGCCGGACACCGTCTTCGCGTCCGCGGGCCTTGCCGCACGCTCCCCGATCACCGGCGAGACGGTGGCGACGCTGCGCGAGACGAGCGTTGCGGAAACCGAGTCGGCGATCGGCCGCGCGCAATCCGCCTTCCTGGCCTGGCGCAAGGTCCCGGCCCCGCGCCGTGGTGAGTTCGTCCGCCTGCTCGGCGAGGAGCTTCGCAACGCCAAGACCGATCTCGGCCTGCTGGTGACGCTGGAAGCCGGCAAGGTCACCTCCGAGGGGCTCGGCGAAGTCCAGGAGATGATCGACATCTGCGATTTCGCGGTCGGTCTTTCGCGCCAACTCTACGGCCTGACCATCGCCACCGAACGCCCGAGCCACCGCATGATGGAAACCTGGCATCCGCTCGGCGTCTGCGGCGTGATCTCGGCCTTCAACTTCCCGGTCGCCGTCTGGTCCTGGAATGCGGCGCTTGCGTTCGTCTGCGGCGACAGCGTCGTCTGGAAGCCCTCCGAGAAGACCCCGCTGACGGCGCTCGCCGTCCAGGCCATCGTCGAGCGCACCATGAAGCGCTTCGGCCCCGAGGCTCCGGTCGGCCTGTCGGAAGTCCTGATCGGCGGCCGCGAGATCGGCGACGCGCTGGTGCAGGATCACCGCGTGCCGGTTCTCTCCGCCACCGGCTCGACCCGGATGGGCAAGGAAGTCGGCCAGAAGCTCGCCGCCCGCTTCGCCCGCGCCATTCTCGAACTCGGCGGCAACAATGCCGCGATCGTCGCGCCTTCGGCCGATCTCGATATCGCGCTGCGCGGCATCGCCTTTGCTGCGATGGGCACGGCCGGTCAGCGCTGCACCACGCTGCGCCGCCTGATCGTTCATGAAAGCGTCTATGACGCGCTGATCCCGCGCCTGATCAAGGTCTATGGCTCGGTGAAGATCGGCGATCCCCGCGAGGCCGGTGTGCTGGTCGGGCCGCTGATCGACGAGGCGGCCTATGAGGGCATGCAGAAGGCGCTTGGCGAAGCCAAGGCTGCCGGCGGCAAGGTCCAGGGCGGCGAGAAGGTCGATGTCGGCAGCGGTGGCTTCTATGTCCGCCCGGCGCTGGTCGAGATGCCCGAGCAGACCGGCCCAGTCGAGCGCGAGACCTTTGCGCCGATCCTCTATGTCATGAAGTACAAGACGCTGGACCAGGCGATCGCGCTGCAGAACGCGGTTGGCGCCGGCCTCTCCTCCTCGATCTTCACCCTCGACATGCGCGAGGCCGAGACCTTCGTTTCCGGCGAAGGTTCGGATTGCGGCATCGCCAACGTCAATATCGGCCCTTCGGGTGCCGAGATCGGCGGAGCCTTCGGCGGCGAGAAGGAGACCGGCGGCGGCCGCGAGGCCGGTTCGGACGCGTGGAAGGCCTATATGCGCCGCGCTACCAATACGCTGAACTACGGCACGACGTTGCCGCTGGCGCAGGGCGTCAGCTTCGACGTCGACGCCTGA
- a CDS encoding acyl-CoA dehydrogenase, which produces MAEAARSHSASHKLAEFQWDDAFLLDDQLNEDERLIRDTARQYAQEKLLPRVSEAYLEEKTDRSIFNEMGELGLLGVTVPEEYGCAGANYVSYGLVAREVERVDSGYRSMMSVQSSLVMYPIYAYGDENQRKKYLPKLGSGEWIGCFGLTEPDAGSDPAGMKTRAEKVADGYKLTGSKMWISNSPIADVFVIWAKSAAHDNQIRGFILEKGMKGLSAPKIGGKLSLRASITGEVVMDGVIVPEENLLPNVSGLKGPFGCLNRARYGISWGVMGAAEDCFHRARQYGLDRKQFNKPLAQTQLYQKKLADMLTEITLGLQGSLRVGRLLDDGRMAPEMISLVKRNNCGKALDIARQARDMHGGNGISIEFQVMRHAANLETVNTYEGTHDVHALILGRAVTGLQAFF; this is translated from the coding sequence ATGGCCGAAGCCGCACGCAGCCACTCCGCCAGCCACAAGCTCGCGGAATTCCAGTGGGACGATGCCTTCCTGCTCGACGACCAGCTCAACGAGGACGAGCGCCTGATCCGCGACACGGCCCGCCAATACGCGCAGGAGAAGCTGCTCCCGCGCGTCTCGGAGGCCTATCTCGAGGAGAAGACCGACCGCTCCATCTTCAACGAGATGGGCGAACTCGGCCTGCTCGGCGTGACGGTGCCGGAGGAATATGGCTGCGCCGGCGCCAACTACGTCTCCTATGGGCTGGTGGCCCGCGAGGTCGAGCGCGTCGACTCCGGCTATCGCTCGATGATGAGCGTGCAGTCCTCGCTCGTGATGTATCCGATCTACGCCTATGGCGACGAGAACCAGCGCAAGAAGTACCTGCCCAAACTCGGCTCCGGCGAATGGATCGGCTGCTTCGGACTGACCGAGCCCGACGCCGGCTCCGACCCGGCCGGCATGAAGACCCGCGCCGAGAAGGTGGCCGACGGCTACAAACTGACCGGCTCGAAGATGTGGATCTCGAATTCGCCGATCGCGGATGTGTTCGTGATCTGGGCGAAGTCGGCGGCGCATGACAACCAGATCCGCGGCTTCATCCTCGAGAAGGGCATGAAAGGCCTGAGCGCGCCGAAGATCGGCGGCAAGCTCAGCCTGCGCGCCTCGATCACCGGCGAGGTCGTCATGGACGGCGTCATCGTGCCGGAAGAGAACCTGCTGCCGAACGTCTCGGGACTGAAGGGGCCGTTCGGCTGCCTCAACCGCGCGCGCTACGGTATCTCCTGGGGCGTGATGGGCGCCGCCGAAGACTGCTTCCACCGCGCGCGCCAGTACGGGCTCGACCGCAAGCAGTTCAACAAGCCGCTGGCCCAGACCCAGCTCTACCAGAAGAAGCTCGCCGACATGCTGACCGAGATCACGCTCGGCCTGCAAGGCTCGCTTCGTGTCGGCCGCCTGCTCGATGACGGCAGGATGGCCCCCGAGATGATCTCGCTGGTGAAGCGCAACAATTGCGGCAAGGCGCTCGACATCGCCCGCCAGGCCCGCGACATGCATGGCGGCAACGGCATCTCGATCGAGTTTCAGGTCATGCGCCATGCCGCGAACCTGGAGACGGTCAACACCTATGAGGGCACGCATGACGTCCATGCGCTGATCCTCGGGCGCGCCGTCACCGGGCTGCAGGCGTTCTTCTAA
- a CDS encoding CaiB/BaiF CoA-transferase family protein, translated as MTTPPLAGLRVLELARILAGPWIGQLLADLGADVVKVESPEGDDTRNWGPPFVEGVDGGTLSAAYFHSANRGKRSITADFRTEEGRALVRKLAGHADVVIENFKVGGLAKYGLDAASLRKLHPSLIYCSITGFGQDGPYAERAGYDFLIQGMAGSMSITGQPDGQPTKAGYAKTDIFTGLYATVGILAALRRRDATGEGATLDLALMDTQVAVLGNQALNYLVSGKPPARLGNAHPNIVPYEVFPVADGHIIIATGNDGQYRRLCDALGRSDLGSHADYADNKGRVANRAILIPMLASLTARRHKAELLAALEEAGVPAGPINTIDEVFADPQVVARGIKVDLPAEAAAKGAIPTVASPIVIDGKRQVASRPSPRLGEHQDDILNDPTWGGHTHG; from the coding sequence ATGACGACTCCTCCCCTTGCCGGCCTGCGCGTCCTCGAACTCGCGCGCATCCTTGCCGGCCCCTGGATCGGCCAGTTGCTGGCCGATCTCGGCGCCGATGTCGTCAAGGTCGAAAGCCCAGAGGGCGACGACACCCGCAACTGGGGCCCGCCCTTCGTCGAGGGAGTGGATGGCGGCACGCTCTCGGCGGCTTATTTCCACAGCGCCAATCGAGGCAAGCGCTCGATCACGGCCGATTTCCGCACGGAGGAGGGCCGCGCCTTGGTGCGCAAGCTCGCCGGCCATGCCGATGTGGTAATCGAGAACTTCAAGGTCGGCGGGCTCGCCAAATACGGGCTCGACGCCGCCTCGCTGCGCAAGCTCCACCCGAGCCTGATCTATTGCTCGATCACCGGCTTCGGCCAGGACGGCCCTTACGCCGAGCGCGCCGGGTACGACTTCCTGATCCAGGGCATGGCCGGGTCGATGTCGATCACCGGCCAGCCCGACGGCCAGCCGACCAAGGCCGGCTATGCCAAGACCGACATCTTCACCGGGCTGTACGCGACCGTCGGCATCCTGGCGGCGCTGCGGCGACGCGATGCCACCGGCGAGGGCGCGACGCTCGACCTCGCCTTGATGGATACACAGGTCGCAGTGCTCGGCAATCAGGCGCTGAACTACCTGGTCTCGGGAAAACCCCCGGCCCGGCTCGGCAATGCCCATCCCAATATCGTGCCCTACGAAGTCTTCCCCGTCGCAGACGGGCACATCATCATCGCCACCGGCAATGACGGGCAGTACCGCAGGCTCTGCGACGCGCTCGGCCGGTCCGATCTCGGCAGTCATGCCGATTATGCCGACAACAAGGGCCGTGTCGCCAACCGCGCGATCCTGATCCCGATGCTGGCCTCGCTGACCGCCCGCCGCCACAAGGCCGAACTTCTGGCTGCTCTGGAAGAAGCCGGCGTTCCGGCCGGCCCGATCAACACGATCGACGAGGTCTTCGCCGATCCGCAGGTGGTGGCACGCGGCATCAAGGTCGACCTGCCTGCAGAGGCAGCGGCCAAGGGCGCGATCCCGACCGTCGCCTCACCCATCGTCATCGATGGCAAGCGGCAGGTCGCGTCGCGGCCGAGCCCTCGCCTCGGCGAACATCAAGACGACATCCTGAACGACCCCACCTGGGGAGGACATACACATGGCTGA
- a CDS encoding thiamine pyrophosphate-binding protein produces MAERTGGQILVDQLLLHGATDAFCVPGESYLAVLDALHDAKLKVTICRAEGGAAMMAEAAGKLTGKPGICFVTRGPGATNASPGIHIADQDSTPMILFVGQIERGMREREAFQELDYRAVFGTMTKWATEIDDAARIPEIISRAFHVATAGRPGPVVIALPEDVLTDLADVADAEPYQVTETHPSLLQTIDLQKRLWAAKAPIAILGGSRWNPQAIERFQRFAERFDLPVAVSFRRQMLFPANHPNFAGDLGIGPNPKLLKRIQDSDLVLLVGGRLSEMPSQSYTLFGIPNPGRPLVHVHPDPEELGRVYRPTLAINASPTAFCAALETVHPPQTINWAGAAAEAHDAYLAWSEQPAPVPGAFHPGEAVTWLRRYLPDDAILCNGAGNYATWVHRFHRFTKFATQLAPTSGSMGYGVPAAIGAKRLFPERTVVAFAGDGCFLMNGQDFATAVQYELPVIVVVVDNGMYGTIRMHQEKHYPGRVSATTLKNPDFAAYAKAFGGHGERVETTAEFAPAFERAVASGKPAIIHCLLDPEAITPAKSLSTIREEAFAAQR; encoded by the coding sequence ATGGCTGAACGGACTGGCGGGCAGATCCTCGTCGACCAATTGCTGCTTCATGGCGCGACCGACGCCTTTTGCGTGCCCGGCGAGAGCTATCTCGCCGTGCTCGACGCGCTGCATGACGCGAAGCTGAAGGTCACCATCTGCCGCGCCGAAGGCGGCGCCGCGATGATGGCCGAGGCTGCCGGCAAGCTCACCGGCAAGCCCGGCATCTGCTTCGTCACCCGCGGCCCCGGCGCAACCAATGCCTCGCCGGGCATCCATATCGCCGATCAGGACTCGACTCCGATGATCCTGTTCGTCGGCCAGATCGAGCGCGGCATGCGTGAGCGCGAAGCCTTCCAGGAACTCGACTATCGCGCCGTCTTCGGCACCATGACGAAATGGGCGACGGAGATCGACGACGCCGCCCGCATTCCCGAGATCATCAGCCGTGCGTTCCATGTCGCGACCGCCGGCCGCCCGGGCCCGGTGGTGATCGCACTGCCCGAGGACGTGCTGACCGACCTCGCCGACGTCGCGGACGCAGAACCCTACCAGGTCACCGAGACGCATCCCTCGCTGCTGCAGACGATCGACCTGCAGAAGCGGCTCTGGGCCGCGAAAGCGCCGATTGCCATCCTTGGCGGCTCGCGCTGGAACCCGCAGGCGATCGAGCGCTTCCAGCGTTTTGCCGAGCGCTTCGATCTGCCGGTCGCGGTCTCCTTCCGCCGGCAGATGCTATTCCCGGCCAACCATCCGAATTTTGCCGGCGATCTCGGCATCGGCCCCAATCCGAAGCTCCTGAAGCGCATCCAGGACAGCGATCTTGTGCTGCTGGTCGGCGGCCGTCTCTCCGAGATGCCGAGCCAGTCCTACACGCTGTTCGGCATCCCCAATCCGGGGCGGCCGCTGGTCCATGTCCATCCCGATCCGGAAGAACTCGGCCGCGTCTACCGGCCGACGCTTGCGATCAACGCCTCGCCGACCGCCTTCTGCGCCGCCCTGGAGACCGTTCATCCACCCCAGACGATCAACTGGGCGGGTGCGGCGGCCGAAGCGCATGATGCCTATCTCGCCTGGAGCGAGCAGCCCGCGCCGGTGCCTGGCGCCTTCCATCCCGGCGAGGCCGTCACCTGGCTGCGTCGCTACCTGCCCGACGACGCGATCCTCTGCAACGGTGCCGGCAACTACGCCACCTGGGTGCATCGCTTCCATCGCTTCACCAAGTTTGCGACGCAGCTCGCGCCGACCTCCGGCTCGATGGGTTATGGCGTGCCGGCGGCGATCGGCGCCAAGCGGCTGTTTCCCGAGAGAACGGTGGTTGCCTTCGCCGGCGACGGCTGTTTCCTGATGAACGGCCAGGATTTCGCGACGGCCGTGCAGTACGAACTGCCGGTGATCGTCGTCGTCGTCGACAATGGCATGTACGGCACGATCCGCATGCATCAGGAGAAGCACTATCCTGGCCGCGTCTCGGCAACGACGCTAAAGAACCCGGATTTCGCGGCCTATGCCAAGGCGTTCGGCGGCCATGGCGAGCGCGTCGAAACCACGGCCGAGTTCGCGCCGGCCTTCGAGCGTGCGGTCGCCAGCGGCAAGCCGGCGATCATCCACTGCCTGCTCGATCCCGAAGCGATCACGCCGGCAAAGTCGCTCTCCACGATCCGCGAGGAAGCCTTCGCCGCTCAGCGCTGA
- a CDS encoding cytochrome b produces the protein MSDVAGRPMRWHPALVALHWLTLLLVIAQFLIASPMRDESRNLVERFELYQLHKSVGLTVAGMIMLRLVLRLAAPAPPPANAGRWLQRASDAVHAGLYLCLIALPVTGLLMVSAAPLQIPTLYFGWIAVPHLMGPDKATYELMQVLHAWIGNLLLALAAIHVAAALVHVLIWRDGLLRRMWFGRRWVALRGDQR, from the coding sequence ATGAGCGATGTGGCGGGGCGGCCGATGCGGTGGCACCCGGCCCTCGTCGCGCTGCATTGGCTGACATTGCTGCTGGTCATTGCCCAGTTCCTGATCGCATCGCCGATGCGCGATGAAAGCCGCAACCTCGTCGAGCGCTTCGAGCTCTACCAACTGCACAAGTCGGTGGGACTGACGGTCGCAGGCATGATCATGCTGCGGCTCGTCCTGCGCCTGGCCGCCCCCGCGCCGCCGCCGGCGAATGCTGGGCGATGGCTGCAGCGGGCCAGCGACGCGGTCCATGCGGGGCTCTATCTCTGCCTGATCGCGCTGCCCGTTACGGGACTGCTCATGGTGTCGGCCGCGCCACTGCAGATTCCGACGCTCTATTTCGGCTGGATTGCCGTCCCGCATCTCATGGGGCCCGACAAGGCGACCTATGAGCTGATGCAGGTTCTACATGCCTGGATAGGCAATCTTCTCCTCGCGCTCGCCGCGATTCATGTCGCGGCGGCGCTGGTTCACGTCCTGATCTGGCGAGACGGTCTGCTGCGCCGCATGTGGTTCGGCCGCAGATGGGTCGCGCTCCGCGGCGATCAGCGCTGA
- a CDS encoding YceI family protein, translating to MLRSVALVITALVVAGPAAAQTTWRIERGATDISFVTRRFGAVVATGHFAHYDGTLALDFDRPERSRIRVTIETGSLQAGSALMDGFIKGESMLDTGRYPTASFTSAAVTRTGDRSLEIRGQLTIRSITRPITVTAVVDGDIDRARRGESLPFHANGTFLRPAFELGREVNVVDDAVELVIKGQLGR from the coding sequence ATGCTCCGTTCTGTCGCCCTCGTGATCACCGCCCTGGTCGTCGCCGGGCCTGCTGCGGCCCAAACGACCTGGCGCATCGAGCGCGGCGCCACCGATATCAGCTTCGTGACCCGCCGCTTCGGGGCAGTCGTCGCGACCGGCCATTTCGCGCATTATGACGGGACGCTGGCGCTCGATTTCGATCGGCCCGAACGGAGCCGCATCAGGGTCACGATCGAGACGGGTTCGCTCCAGGCCGGCTCTGCCCTCATGGATGGTTTCATCAAGGGCGAGAGCATGCTCGATACCGGGCGCTATCCGACTGCGAGCTTTACCTCAGCTGCGGTGACCCGCACCGGCGACCGCAGCCTTGAAATACGCGGGCAGCTCACCATCCGTTCCATCACCCGCCCGATTACGGTGACGGCTGTCGTCGACGGCGATATCGACAGGGCCAGGCGCGGCGAATCGCTGCCTTTCCACGCCAATGGCACCTTTCTGCGCCCTGCGTTCGAGCTCGGCCGGGAGGTCAATGTCGTCGATGACGCGGTCGAGCTTGTGATCAAGGGGCAGCTTGGGCGATGA
- a CDS encoding HdeD family acid-resistance protein: MSDVPAHQPPSLGTHLLPLRRNWGWLLAAGIVLVILGVLGLGASALLSVASAIWFGAMMFAGGVVMLIDAFRHSGWKSLLMHVLIGLLYLGVGIMTFINPVVATASLTLLAGCALVAAGVFRIIVAFQTRPTPVWIWVLISGLLSLALGGMILSQWPASSFWVLGTFLAIELIFQGWSCIALATAIRSTFNGAAARRATAQAG, translated from the coding sequence ATGTCGGACGTACCCGCGCATCAACCACCTTCTCTCGGTACGCATCTCCTGCCTTTGCGACGTAACTGGGGCTGGCTGCTCGCAGCCGGTATTGTCCTGGTCATCCTCGGCGTGCTCGGGCTTGGCGCTTCCGCCTTGCTCAGCGTCGCCAGCGCCATCTGGTTCGGCGCGATGATGTTCGCAGGCGGCGTAGTCATGCTGATCGACGCCTTCCGGCACAGCGGCTGGAAAAGCCTGCTGATGCATGTGCTGATCGGCCTGCTCTATCTCGGCGTCGGCATCATGACCTTCATCAACCCGGTCGTGGCGACGGCGTCGCTGACGCTTCTGGCTGGGTGTGCCCTGGTCGCAGCCGGCGTCTTCCGCATCATCGTCGCCTTCCAGACGCGGCCGACGCCGGTCTGGATCTGGGTCCTGATCTCCGGGCTGCTTTCACTCGCGTTGGGCGGGATGATCCTGTCGCAATGGCCGGCCTCGAGTTTCTGGGTGCTCGGCACCTTCCTCGCGATCGAGCTGATCTTCCAGGGCTGGTCCTGTATCGCATTGGCCACGGCGATCCGTTCGACCTTCAATGGCGCTGCCGCGAGGCGAGCGACGGCACAGGCAGGCTAG
- a CDS encoding SDR family NAD(P)-dependent oxidoreductase → MAARRIAVVTGGAKGIGRAVADRLERDGLSPVVWDLVGPETGTRAYIPCDVANEADIVAAAAETEARHGPIVVLVNNAGLTGPSTSVAETPLEQWQKIQAVNLTGTFLCSRIVAAAMRPRGFGRIVNIASLAGKEGTPTLAAYSAAKAGVIALTKAHGKELAGTGVLVNTVAPAAIETDLLQQMSEQTVATMVAKSPLGRLGTVDEVAELVAWLASERCSFSTGAVFDLSGGRATY, encoded by the coding sequence ATGGCGGCCCGGCGCATCGCCGTCGTCACCGGAGGAGCCAAGGGCATCGGCCGGGCTGTGGCCGACAGGCTTGAGCGCGACGGACTGAGCCCGGTCGTCTGGGACCTCGTCGGGCCCGAAACAGGCACGCGCGCGTACATCCCCTGCGATGTCGCGAACGAAGCTGATATCGTCGCGGCAGCGGCCGAAACGGAGGCCAGGCACGGCCCGATTGTGGTGCTGGTCAATAATGCTGGCCTCACCGGCCCCTCGACGAGCGTTGCCGAGACACCACTCGAGCAATGGCAGAAGATTCAGGCCGTCAATCTCACCGGCACTTTCCTGTGCTCGCGCATCGTCGCCGCAGCGATGCGGCCACGCGGCTTTGGCCGCATCGTCAATATCGCTTCGCTGGCCGGCAAGGAAGGCACGCCGACGCTCGCGGCCTATAGTGCCGCGAAGGCGGGCGTCATCGCGCTCACCAAGGCGCATGGCAAGGAACTGGCCGGCACCGGGGTGCTGGTCAACACAGTCGCTCCGGCAGCGATCGAGACGGACCTGCTGCAGCAGATGAGCGAGCAGACCGTTGCCACCATGGTCGCCAAGAGCCCGCTCGGACGGCTGGGAACGGTCGATGAAGTGGCCGAGCTCGTCGCCTGGCTGGCGAGCGAGCGCTGCAGTTTCTCCACCGGCGCCGTTTTCGATCTTTCGGGCGGTCGGGCAACCTATTGA
- a CDS encoding cysteine hydrolase family protein: protein MSALVIIDVQRDILAVPGAARAVVGERFAKVRERLAELIGRAHAADRPVIFIQHDGPAGHRLETGTRGWELHPDLPRQPGDIVVHKTACDSFHDTALQVVLAERRIGHLVIAGLMTQYCVDTTCRRAVSLGFDVTLVADAHTTADSGTLQVEQIVAHHNALLDGFDAGSATIRVKPLAQVAFT from the coding sequence ATGTCGGCACTTGTCATCATCGACGTCCAGCGCGACATTCTGGCCGTGCCTGGAGCTGCGCGCGCAGTCGTCGGCGAGCGCTTTGCGAAAGTGCGGGAGCGGCTGGCCGAGTTGATCGGCCGCGCGCATGCCGCCGACCGTCCGGTGATCTTCATCCAGCATGACGGCCCGGCCGGGCACCGCCTGGAAACCGGGACGCGAGGCTGGGAACTTCATCCCGACTTGCCGCGACAGCCGGGCGATATCGTCGTTCACAAGACGGCCTGCGATTCCTTTCACGACACGGCCCTGCAGGTTGTGCTCGCGGAACGGAGGATCGGCCATCTCGTGATCGCCGGATTGATGACGCAGTACTGCGTCGACACCACCTGCCGGCGCGCCGTCAGCCTGGGCTTCGATGTCACCCTCGTCGCCGATGCGCATACGACGGCCGACAGCGGCACATTGCAGGTCGAGCAGATCGTGGCGCATCACAATGCCCTGTTGGATGGTTTCGATGCCGGTTCCGCGACGATCCGTGTCAAGCCGCTGGCTCAGGTCGCGTTCACCTGA